The Thiosulfativibrio zosterae genome has a window encoding:
- a CDS encoding DUF1841 family protein has product MFYTQERDKLRQFYVDVWQKARSHQTLDAMETRIARVIEMHPEYHQMLSNAHHLGNEYHPEMGQTNPFLHMGLHLGLQEQVALDRPEGIQAIYQKLGHQLGDVHDTEHAMMECLAESLWLSQRDNTLPDEATYLTCLKGLIRQ; this is encoded by the coding sequence ATGTTTTACACCCAAGAAAGAGACAAGCTGCGCCAATTCTATGTCGATGTTTGGCAAAAAGCTCGCAGTCATCAAACCTTAGATGCCATGGAAACTCGCATTGCTCGAGTGATTGAAATGCATCCCGAATACCATCAAATGTTGAGCAACGCGCATCACCTTGGCAATGAATATCATCCCGAAATGGGACAAACCAATCCATTCTTACACATGGGGCTACACTTGGGTTTACAAGAACAAGTGGCTTTGGATCGACCCGAAGGGATTCAAGCGATTTACCAAAAGTTGGGCCATCAATTGGGTGATGTGCATGACACTGAACACGCCATGATGGAGTGTTTGGCGGAATCTCTATGGTTGTCACAGCGAGATAATACCTTGCCAGATGAGGCGACTTACTTAACCTGCCTAAAAGGACTGATTCGTCAATGA
- the chrA gene encoding chromate efflux transporter, with protein MLEVFWQFLGLGWISFGGPTAHIAIFQRHFVEQRQWLDMDTFGRQLALAQILPGPTSSQLGFLIGLQRGGVWGAWAAFLGFTLPSFLIMFSLALTLDVLNPNVWQAVLQGLQWLIVVIVLDALWSMSKSFCQTHLTKILALLSALAMIFVPSIALQLTILVLAAVLTGLWHNPKVVGLTEVEKPTSKSPIRLNLAAWSFLALWLGLPLLALVSWPNQTASSLLELLNVFYQAGSWVFGGGHVVLPLLETLLQSQFTANQVSSQTLLLGYAAAQAVPGPMFSIAAFLGALFWNSAPWMGALLATLMIFLPGFLLALAIHPHWQTWTNQSGIKAALMGVNAAVVGLLLSAWIHPILSNVHWDSYALVGIAMAAIAVRSKKVPMWILVISFGAAGFVLYA; from the coding sequence GTGCTTGAAGTGTTTTGGCAGTTTTTGGGTTTAGGTTGGATTAGCTTTGGTGGACCGACGGCGCACATTGCGATTTTTCAGCGCCATTTTGTCGAGCAACGCCAATGGTTGGACATGGATACCTTTGGTAGACAGTTAGCGCTGGCGCAAATATTACCAGGCCCAACCTCAAGCCAGTTAGGGTTTTTAATTGGACTGCAGCGGGGTGGTGTTTGGGGCGCTTGGGCAGCTTTTTTAGGCTTTACACTGCCATCTTTTCTCATTATGTTCAGTTTGGCTTTGACTTTGGATGTGCTAAATCCCAATGTTTGGCAGGCGGTGTTGCAAGGCTTGCAATGGTTAATTGTGGTGATTGTATTGGATGCTTTATGGAGCATGAGTAAAAGTTTTTGCCAAACCCATCTAACCAAAATTTTAGCGTTACTTTCTGCACTGGCCATGATTTTTGTGCCTTCCATAGCATTACAGCTGACCATCTTAGTCTTAGCGGCGGTTTTGACTGGGTTGTGGCACAACCCTAAAGTTGTTGGATTGACAGAAGTTGAAAAGCCAACATCCAAAAGCCCCATACGACTCAATCTCGCCGCTTGGAGTTTTTTGGCGCTATGGTTGGGTTTACCCCTGTTGGCTCTGGTGTCATGGCCAAATCAAACAGCAAGCTCATTACTTGAGTTATTGAATGTTTTTTATCAAGCCGGTAGTTGGGTTTTTGGCGGCGGTCATGTGGTGTTGCCTTTGTTAGAGACCCTGTTGCAAAGTCAATTTACGGCCAATCAAGTGAGTTCTCAAACCCTATTATTAGGTTATGCTGCGGCACAAGCGGTGCCGGGCCCTATGTTTAGTATCGCTGCTTTTTTAGGCGCACTCTTTTGGAACTCAGCCCCTTGGATGGGCGCTTTGCTCGCCACGCTGATGATTTTCTTACCCGGCTTTTTATTGGCCTTAGCAATTCATCCACATTGGCAAACTTGGACAAACCAATCGGGCATTAAAGCCGCGCTCATGGGCGTGAACGCTGCCGTGGTTGGTTTGTTGTTGTCTGCCTGGATTCATCCAATTTTAAGCAATGTACATTGGGATAGCTATGCCCTAGTTGGAATTGCGATGGCGGCAATAGCCGTTAGGTCAAAAAAAGTGCCTATGTGGATATTGGTCATCAGTTTTGGCGCAGCTGGTTTTGTTTTATATGCTTAA